The genomic window CGCGGTCGAGCGGTGCACCGCTCATCTCGGGGCGGCGGCACCGGCGGACGAGATCCGGGAGCGGATCTGGCGGATCCGGGCCGGGCGGGTGGTGCTGGCGACCGGTGCGCACGAGCGGTCGATCGCGTTCGCCGACAACGACCGGCCCGGGGTGATGCTGGCCGGGGCGGCGCGCACGTACGTCAACCGGTACGGGGTGTCGCCCGGCCGCCGGGCCGTGGTGCTGACCACCAACGACAGCGCGTACGCGGCGGCTCTCGATCTGCACGCAGCCGGGGTGGAGATCGCCGCGATCGCCGATCTGCGCGGCGGGACCGGATCGGAGTGGGCGCGGCGCTGCGCCGAGCGCGGTATCGAGGTGCTGGCCGGCTGGGCGGTGGCCGGGGTGACCGGTGCGGACCGGGTCTCGGCGGTCACGTTGCGTGCTCTCGACGGCGACCAGCCGGCCCGTGAGGAAGACGCGGATCTGCTGCTCGTGTCGGGTGGCTGGAATCCGGTCGGGGCACTGTTCTCCCAGGCCGGGGGCCGTCTCGCCTACGATGCGACGCTTGCTGCCTTCCGTCCGGACGGCGGCTGCCGGCAGGCGGTGGACCTTGCGGGCGCGATAGTCGGAACGTACACGATCAGTGGTTGTCTGCTTGAAGGTGCGCAAGCCGGTGGCGGTGCCGGGCTGATCCCGCTGCCCGTGGTCGAGGAACCCGAAGCGGCTCCGCCGGTCGCGGTCTGGACTCTGCCGGGGGATGCCGCCGTCAGTTTCGTGGATCTGCAACGGGACGTCACCGTCGCTGACATCGCCCGCGCCACCGGGACCGGGATGCGGTCCGCCGAGCATGTGAAGCGCTACACCACCGCGGGCACCGCGCACGATCAGGGCAAGACGTCCGGGACCCTGACCAGCGGTGTCGTCGCCGGGCTGCTCGGGGTGGAGGTCGGCGCGCTGGGTACCACTACGTTCCGTCCGCCGTACGCCCCGGTGTCGTTCGCGGCTCTGGCCGGCCGGGATCGGGGCATGCGGTTCGATCCGGTGCGGGTGACCGCCCTGCACGGCTGGCACGAGAGCAACGGTGCGCTGTTCGAGAACGTCGGCCAGTGGAAACGCCCCTGGTACTACCCGCTCGGCGGCGAGGACATGGGCACCGCGGTGCTGCGCGAGTGCCGGGCCGCTCGCGAGGGCGTGGCGATGATGGACGCCTCCACGCTCGGCAAGATCGACGTCCGGGGGCCGGACGCCGGCGTGTTCCTGGACCGGCTCTACACCAACATGATCAGTACGTTGAAACCCGGCGCGATCCGGTACGGGGTGATGTGCCGGCCGGACGGCATGGTCCTCGACGACGGGACCGTCATCCGGCTGACCGACGAGAGGTTCCTGGTCACCACGACCACCGGCAACGCCGCGCTGATCCTGGACTGGATGGAGGAGTGGCTGCAGACCGAGTGGCCCTCGTTGCGGGTGCGCTGCACGTCGGTGACCGAGCAGTGGGCGACGGTCGCGCTGGTCGGGCCGAGGTCGCGGGAGATCCTGGCAGGGCTCGCCCCGGAACTGGACGTCACCAGGGACGGATTTCCGTTCATGACGTGGCGCGACACCACGGTCGCCGGGATCGAGGCGCGGGTGTGCCGGATCAGCTTCTCCGGCGAGCTGGCTTACGAGATCAACGTGAGCTGGTGGGACGCACTCGCGCTCTGGACACGACTGGCCGGGCTCGGGGTCACGCCGTACGGCACCGAGACGATGCACGTGCTGCGTGCCGAGAAGGGTTATCCGATCATCGGTCAGGACACCGACGGCACGGTCACCCCGCACGACCTGGGACTGGGCTGGGCGGTCTCGAAGAAGAAAGCCGATTTCATCGGCCGCAGATCCTTCGCGCGTACGGATAACAACCGCCCGGACCGGAAACAGCTCGTGGGTCTTCTGCCGGACGACGGGGTGCTGCTTCCGGAGGGTTCGCATCTGCTGCCGGACCCGGAACTTCCGGAACCGCCGGTCACCGCGCTCGGACACGTGACGTCGTCTTACCACAGCGCAGCGTTGGGCCGGACGTTCGCTCTCGCCCTGATCAGTAACGGTCGTGAGCTGCACGGACAGACGTTGTGGGCCACGCTCGACGACCGTCTGGTGCCGGTGACGGTCACCGGCTCCGTACTCTACGACCCGGAAGGCGCACGGCGAGATGGCTGATCAGACCCCCCGCTCCTCCCCTCTGGCCGGCTTCGCGCTCCCGTCGGCCGATGCCGGCGTCACCCTGGCCGAGGTTCCGTTCCTGACCCAGCTCAGCCTGCGGGCCGACCAGGCCGGCGGCCTTCCGCTACCCACCGCGGCCGGTACCAGCACGGTCGACGGTGAGGCGACGTTCGTGTGGCTCGGGCCGGACGAATGGCTGGTCATCGGCCCGCCCGGCGCTCAGCGGCGGCTGACCGAACGGCTGGAAACGGTCAGCGGTTGTTCGGTGGTGGACGTCTCGGCGCAGCGCACCACTCTGGAACTGAGCGGGCCCGGCGCTCGCGAGTTGCTGGCGCTCGGCTGCTCGCTGGATCTGCATCCCCGGGTCTTCGAGGTGGGCCGGTGCGCGCAGACGACACTCGCGCACGCGCCGGTGATCCTGCTCCGGCGGGAACCCTCCGTGATCGATACGGATCCGGTGTTCTGGGTTCTGGTGCGGGCGTCGTTCGCGGCGCACCTTGCATCGTGGGTACTCGATGCTCGAGGCGATCTCACAGGCGGTTACTGAGAACGCTCCCAAATAACCGCCCGTAATCGGGCCAATGCATAAAGAGGTTGCACTGCCGTAAATTTCGGCCCCCGGTGTTGACCATCAAGGGCTGAGCGAAGAAGCTGTTGCGGCGATCCCGGAAGATCAGTTCATTTCCCGGGATCGCCGCATCGCTTTGCGCCATTCTCCACCTTGTTAATAAGAAACTTGCCGGTTCACCCGTTGTGAATCGACCCACCGGCCGTGACCATGCCTGGCCGATGGTCGACAGAGGAGCTGATCGCTTGTCCGTCCAGGTTCAGGGCGCCGAGCATTCCGAGCAGTCCACGCCGGTCGGCGGGGCTTTGCCGGTCCCCGGCGCCCCCGGGGGCGGAATGTCGGCACGGACCCGCCGGTCGTCCGGCGGCACGATCCGCCGGCGGGTGGTCCGGACACTCGCCCTCCCGGTCGCCACCACTCTGGTTCTACTCGCCATCGTCGCGGTCGGCGAGGTGGACAACTACCGGACCGCCTCGGCCACCGCCCGCGCCGTCACCATCGACCTCGCGGTCGCCGAACTGGTGCAGGACCTGCAGACCGAGCGTGGTCTGACCGCCGGTCTGCTCGGCGGCAACGAGGCCTACCGCACCGAGGTACTGCCCGCCCGCGACGCCGTCGACCTGCGCCGCGACCAGTTGGAGAACCTGATCACCGACGGCGAGGAGGTCGATGACCGGGTCTCCGCCGCGGTGCAGCAGCTGGACGGCCTGGCCGGCGTCCGGGCCGGCACCGACACCGGTTCCGGCCAGCGGGCCGCCACCTTCGCCTTCTACAGCGCCCGCATCGCCGACCTGGGCAACCTCGACTTCGAGTTGGACAGTAACGGCGACGAGGAACTGCGCCGTGGCGCGGCCACGCTGGAAGCGCTCGGCGACATGAAGGAGGCCGCCTCCCAGGAGCGGGCCTTCCTCAACGGTGTCTTCTCCGCCGGCGGTTTCAAGCAGGGCGAATTCCTGCAATTCGTCACCATGCGATCCACCAAGGACGCGGCTCTCACCGCCTACTACCGCTACGCCAACGACCTCGAGCGCGGCTCGATGCAATACCTCCTGGACACCGGCGCGGCCCGCGAGGCGGCGTTCTTCGAGAATGTCGCGCTTCAATCCGGTGACGGCCGGTCGCTGCAGGTCAACCCGCAGTCCTGGTGGTCCGCGCTGACCACCGTGCTGGACGACACGCTGCAGCTCGAACACCACGTCGGTTCGGTCATCTCGGCGCGCGCCACGTACCTGGAGGACGAGGCCTCGGTCCGGATGACCGTGCTGCTCGGTGCGGTGCTGATCTGTCTGGTCGGCTCGATCTATCTGGCCACCGTCGCGTCGCAGTCGGTGGCCCGGCCGCTGACCGTGCTGGCCAACGAGGCCAACCGGCTGGCCAGCACCCAGCTGCCGGACGCGGTCCAGAAGGCCAGCACCGGTGACGGCACCACACCGCCGCCCCCGGTGCTCGTGCCCCGCGGCGCGAGTGTCGAGGTCCGTCTGGTGGCCGACGCCTTCGACCGGGTGCAGGCCACCGCGTACGCCCTGGCCACCGAGCAGGCCACGCTGCGGCGGACCACCGCCGAGTCGATGGCCAACCTCGGCCGCCGCAACCAGAACCTGCTCCGCCGCCAGCTCGGCTTCATCACCAAGCTGGAGCGCGAGGAGTCCAACCCGACCGGTCTGGCGAACCTCTTCGAACTCGACCACCTGGCCACCCGCATGCGGCGGAACGCGGAGAGCCTCCTGGTCCTGGTCGGCGCGGCCAGCCCGCGGCAGCTCTCCGAACCGCTGATGGTCTCCGACGTGATCCGCGCGGCCGTCTCCGAGGTCGAGGAGTACCGCCGGGTCACCCTGCGCCGGGTGGACGAGGCGCTGGTCAACGGCTCCACGGTCAGCGGTATCGCGCACATGCTGGCCGAGCTGATCGAGAACGGCCTGTCCTTCTCCCCGCCTGATCAGGACGTGGAGATCCACGGGCGGCGGATCGGCGGCACCTACCTGATCGCCATCACCGACCAGGGTGTCGGCATGACGGCCGCCGACATGCAGCGGGCCAACGAGCGGCTGCGCGGCGAGGGTGACTTCATCACCGCTCCGGCCCGGTTCCTCGGCCACTACGTGGTCGGCCGCCTGGCCCAGCAGATGGGCATCGAGGTGCAGCTCACGCCGTCGCCGGTGACCGGTGTGACGGCCCGGATCACGCTGCCCGCGGAGATTTTGACCGACCAGCAGAGTGTCGGCTCGCGGCCACAGCCCCCGGCGGCCCGCCCGGCTGCGCGGGCGGTCGAACCGGCCGCGCAGGCCGCACCCGCCGCCCCGGCCGCGCCGTTGCGGATCCCGCCGGCCGAAGTCGGTCAGGCCCAGCCGGTGACCGCCGGTGTCGTCACCGCGGACCGGCCACTACACTCCACCGCCATCGAGTACGTGGTGGTCAAGGACGACAACGCGGCGGCCATGACCGCGGTGCTGGACTTCGGGCCGCCCGGTGACGACGCGCCCCGGACCGCGAACGGCCTGAAGAAGCGGACACCCCGCGCTCAGCGGGCCACGACCCGACCACCGACGGTGTCGAACAACGCGCCGGCCGAGCGGCCGGCGCCGGTCAGTGGCTCGGCGGAGTCGGTGCGGGACCGGCTCAACGCGCTGCGTGGCGGTATTCAGCGCGGTAGTTCTGAAACAGCGGGGTCCCAGTGACAGCCATCCCGAAGTGGCCCCTTGGCAGCAACCTGGAAAGAAGAATGATGAGCGTTGACACGTCGTCGGATCGGCACCAATTCAATTGGCTGCTCGGTAACTTCGTCCACCAGACGGACGGCGTGCGTGACGCCGTGGCGGTGTCCTCCGACGGGTTGCTGATCGCCAGCTCGGACGGGCTGAACCGGGCCGAGGCGGACCAGTTGGCCGCCATCGTCTCCAGCCTGGCCAGCCTGGCCCGCAGCGCCTCCCGGCGGTACGACTTCGACGGCCTCAAGCTCATCATGATCGAGATGCACCGGGGGTTCCTGCTGGTCTCGGTGATAGCCGGCGGCAGCTGCCTCGGCGTGGTGGCCGGCAGCGACTGCGATCTGGGCCTGGTCGGCTACGAGATCTCGCTACTCACCGAGCGCTTCGGTGATCTGCTCACTCCGGCCCTGATCGCAGAGTCCCGGCAACACCTCCCGCGATGAGCAGCCCGTCGTGGGGCGCCGAACCCGGCTCTGTTCCGTACGCCGGGTCACACCGGCCGTCGGGTGGAGGATTGCACTCCGGTGACATGGACGAGGATCCGGTGATCCGGCCGTTCATGCTCACCAACGGGCGCACGCAGCCACTGCACGACAACCTGCGGATCGAGACCCTGCTGCACGCGGCTCCGGCCGCGTTGTCGGCACCACTACGCTTCGAGTCCCGGCGCATCGTCGAGCTCGCGCAGTCGCCGATGTCGGTCGCGGACCTGTCGGTGGCGCTGCGCGCGCCGCTCGGTGTGGTCCGCGTCATCGTGGCCGACCTGATCACCCAGGGCTACCTCAGCGTGCAAGACCAGCCCGAGGAGCTCTCCACCAGTTTGATCGAAAGGATCAGGGACCGTGTCCGGGCGCTCTAGGGAGCCGTCGGCAGCGCACCCCATCGCTGTCAAGATCGTCATCAGCGGCGGTTTCGGCGTCGGCAAGACCACCTTCGTGGGTGCCATCTCCGAGATCGAGCCGCTCGTCACCGAGGCCGAGATGACCGAGAGGTCGATCGGTATCGACGACACCTCCGCGGTGTCCGGCAAGACCACCACGACCGTGGCCCTCGACTTCGGCCGCATCACCCTCGACGAATCGCTGCTGCTGTACCTGTTCGGCACGCCCGGGCAGGACCGGTTCGCGTTCCTCTGGGACGACCTGGTCACCGGCGCCCTCGGAGCGATCGTGCTGGTCGACACGCGGCGGATCGAGGATTCCTTCCCCGCGATCGACTACTTCGAGGAGCACGAGATCCCGTTCATCATCGGCGTCAACCGGTTCAACGGCGCTCAGCGGTTCATCCTCGAGGAGGTCCGCGACGCGCTCGGGGTCAGCCCCGCGGTGCCGTTGATGGAGTGCGACGCCCGCGACCGCGAGTCGGTCAAGAGTGTCCTGGTGGCGCTCACCGAGGAGGTCCTCGCCAAGCGGGCGAACCGGGAGCGGGCGGCGGCATGGTGATCCGCCGGTTCGCCCAGGCCCTGACCGCGTTCGGTCTGGCCGTGGTGGCCGGCTGCGCCACCACCCAGGCCGCCGTCACCCCACCGCCGGGGGTGCCCAGCCCGCCCTCCTGCGGGACGGTGAACCTCGCGGTCAACCCGTGGTCCGGGTCGGCCGCGAACGCCGCCGTCGTCAGCTACCTCCTCAAGGAGGAGCTGCGGTGCAAGGTGAACAGCTACGAGCTGAGCGAGACCGCCTCGTGGGCCGGCTTCGTCGACGGCAGCATCGACGTGATCCTGGAGAACTGGGGTCACGACGATCTGAAGAAGAAGTACATCGACGGGCAGAAGGTGGCCGTCGAGCTGGGCCTCACCGGCAACAAGGGCGTCATCGGCTGGTACGTGCCGCAGTGGATGGCCGACGAGAACCCGGACATCCTCGACTGGCGCAACCTGAACGAGTACGCCGACACGTTCAAGACCACGGCGACCGGCGGGAAGGGGCAGTTCCTGGCCGCCGACCCGTCGTTCGTCACCAAGGACGCCCAGCTGATCGAGAACCTCAAGCTCGACTACACCCTGGTGTACGCGGGCAGCGAGGACAAGCTGATCGCCGCGTTCCGGCGGGCGCAACGGCAGAAGACCCCGCTGCTCGGCTACTTCTACGAGCCGCAGTGGCTGCTGTCGGACATCAAGCTGGCGCACATCCCGTTGCCCCGGTACAAGCCCGGCTGCGACGCCGACGCGGACGCCGTGACCTGCGACTACCAGCCGTACGACCTCGACAAGATCGCCCGTAAGGCGTTCGTCGACTCGGGCAGCCCGGGGGCCGTCTTCCTCAAGAACTGGACCTGGACCAACAACGACCAGAACCAGGTCGCCCGGGACATGACCCAGGGCAAGATGACCGCCGACGAGGCGGCCAAGAAATGGGCCGACGCCAACCGCGACGTCTGGGAGAAATGGCTGCCCTGACGCCCCGCACCGCACGATGAGCAGACCTGGTCAACGGGTCTGCTCATCTGCTTTTCCGGGTGTCCCGGCAGGCTTGTCGTAAGCCTGAATCGCGCCAGAGCCTGGCTTGAGGTAGCGGCCCGAATGTTTGGGCATGACCGCAGCCCCCGCCCTCCGCCCCCTCGCCGCCGTCGCCCCCACGGCGCCCGCCCGCACCGCCCCGGCCGCTACGCCGAACCTGTGGGCGCCGGCCACCCCGAGCATCGAGCTCACCGTCGTCATCCCGTTCTACAACTGCGGCCCGGTCATCGCCCGGACCATCCGCGAGGTCTCCGGAGTGCTGACCGCCGCCGGGATCGGGCACGAGATCATCGCGGTCAACGACGGCAGCACCGACGAGTCCGCGGCCTTCGTGGCGGAACTGCCCGGCGTCCGGCTGATCGACAACCGCACCAACTCCGGCAAGGGCAACGCCCTGCACCAGGGTTTCGCCGCCGCGCAGGGCGCCTGGGTCGGGTTCATCGACTCGGACGGCGACATCGCCGCCCACCACCTCATCACCTACCTGGAGCTGGCCCGCACCGGCGACCACAGCGCCGTCTACGCCGACAAGCGCCACGCCCGGTCGAGCAGCACCGCCTCGAAGTCCCGCAAGTTCATCTCCATCACCTACTCGTCCCTGGTCACCGGAATGTTCCTGCTCCCGGTCAAGGACACCCAGACCGGCTGCAAGATCTTCCGCCGGGACGTCATCGCCCAGCTCCTGCCGCACCTGCGCGAGCAGCGTTTCGCCTTCGACCTGGAGTTCTTCGTCGCCGCGAAGGCCGCCGGCTACCGGGACATGCGGTCCGCGCCGGTGGACGTCGACACCGCCGCCAACGGCAGCACCGTCACCACCAACTCGATCGTCCGGACCCTGCGCGACACCTTCGGGATCCTGCGCCGGCACCGCTCCGGCCACTACCGGCAAGCCGCCGCCTGAGACCCGGATAGAACTCGCGCCGATGCTCCACCAGGCCCGAGATCGTCAGCACCGCCAGCGACAGCACCGACACCAGCAGCCCCACACGTAACCACCGCCACGGCGTGTACTGCACCGTGAAGGACCGAGAACCGGCCCGGACCGCGACAGTCCCGGCGACGGTCGGCCGGGTGACCTGATCCCCCGCCATCCAGTTCGCCGACCACTCCTCCGGCACCACCACCCAACCCGGTGCCCCCGCTTCCACCCGCCAGCGCGTCGAACTCATCCGCCGCAGGCCACCCGACCCGGCTGAGGGAACCACACCGTCACCCACGCCGGACAGCACCGCCTCCGACCCCAGCCGCCCGTCGGCGGCCCAGCCCAGCGCGGCGGTGAGATCCCCGGCGCGAGCGCTCACCACCCGGCCGGTCCCCTCCGCGACCACCTGGTAGACGTCGAGTTCCCCGGTCGTCAGCACCGGGCGCAGATCCCGCTGACGGCTGAGCCAGGCGTACGCGTCGGTCTCCCGCTCCTTGGACAGCGCCACGTACCGCACCCCCAGCGGCGCGATCAGCTGACCGAAACTGCCTGCGGCGCCGGTCGCGATCACCCGGTCCAGGTAGGCCATCCGCTGCGACACCGAGTTGCTCCGCACCGGGCCCAGCTCCGCGGCGTCGCTGCTGAGCACCGGGCGGCGGAAGAACGCGCGGGCCGGGGTGGCCACACTCCGGGTCGCGGTGAACGCGAACGGCTGGTACTGATGCCACGGCAGGAACAGCACCGACTCGTCGCCGGTACCCATGATCTGGTCGGCGGCGTACCAGGCCCGCGGGTAGTGACTCACCTGGACCGATCCGCCCAGACCCCAGAGCAGGGAGGCACCGACGGTGACGTACATGCCGATCAGCGCCGGTGCCGACAGCCGGGCCCCGGCCCGCAGCACCGGATGGTGGCTGTCGCGCAGCGCCCCGGCCAGCGCCTCCGCCGAGACGCCCACCCCCACCGCGTACCCGATCATCGCCAGGGCGACCCATTTCTGCTGTTCCCGCATCGCCTCGAAGAGCGGGAGATGGTCGAAGGCGGCCCGGTACGCGCTGCCGAGCGGGCCGTGCACACCCATCCCGAGCAGCAGGCCGGACACCGTGACCGCGGTCAGCGGCACACCGGCCGCCGGCTCGCGGCGGCACAACCGGCCCAGGCCCCCGAGCACGGCCACCACCAGGATCAGGCCGGGCACCAGGCCCAGGGCCACCGCGGGACTGCTGTCGGAGGCGCCCCGCCAGAAGCCCCGCAGGGTGGCCACCGAGGTCAGGAGCCCGGCCGATCCGGGATAGGTGGCGTACACCTCCAGGTCCTCCCGGCTGACGTCGATGGTCAGGATCGCGCTGGACACGACGACCGCGGCGTACGTGTAGACGCCGCCGGTCGCCACGATCACGATGGCGGTGCGTACCAGGTCCCGGAGCCGGGGCCGGGGCAGCAGCATGATCAGGACCAGGATCGTCGCGCCGAGCCAGGCCGCGTGCGCGGCGGACGAGACGGCCAGCGCGTACCAGCCGGCCGGTCGTGCGGCGAACCAGTGGCCCCGGGTCCGGGCGTGCCGGGCCGAGGCCGCCATCGCGCAGAGCAGGGCCACCGACAGCAGGAACGGCACATGCCCCGCCTGGATCCGCTCGACGACGAACGGGTTGAGGCAGACGAACAGGGCTGCCGGATGACGCCGCCACCGGCCACCGCCGGCGAGCGCCGACACGCCGCCGGCCGCGATCGGGAAGAACGCCAGGATCATCAGCCAACTGGTGGCACCGGCCCCGGCGAGCTGCCGGATCGCGTGGGTGAACAGCCGGTACGGCAGGGCGTCCAGGGCTGCCGGGTCGAGTCCGTACAGGCCGGGGCTGAGCGCCTGATGTGGCCCGGCCACCCAGTCCAGCAGCAGCAGATAGCCGGGGCTGGTCCACGGGGCGACCACCAGGATCCCGGTGAGCAGACCGAGGAGCACGGACTCCGCCGTCAACCGCGCCGGGCGGACGGTTCCGGCTGGGCGGCGCCGTCGGCCGGTGCGTGGCCGCCGGTGGTTCGGCTCGTTCCTCCGCTCTTTTGCCATTTGCCCCATCATCGCCAACTAATGCCGTCCGGGGAGCGACCTTCACGAACCCGGCCCTCACCGCTGCCTCAACCCGGGCCGGGCGCGGCCGATCATCCCGGTCACCGCTGCGTACGACGGCGGCGAACCCGGAGGTCCGATGCGGATTCTGATCTTGAACTGGCGGGACCTGAGCCACCCCGCGGCCGGCGGAGCCGAGGTCTACACCGAGCAGGTTCTGCGCCGCTGGGCCGCGGCCGGCCACCGGGTGGTGCTGT from Actinoplanes derwentensis includes these protein-coding regions:
- a CDS encoding 2Fe-2S iron-sulfur cluster-binding protein — protein: MTLRFTFDGREYQGNEGDTLASALLANGVHVVSSGIRTGRPRGIFAAGVEEPNAIVQIEEPFPEPMLTATTVELFDGLVVRGLRGQGRLADRPDPARYGAIHAHCDVLVIGAGPAGLAAAATAATSGARVILVDDQPQPGGSLLGTGELLDWVAATAESLRAATEVRVLSRTTAFGYYDDNHVIAVERCTAHLGAAAPADEIRERIWRIRAGRVVLATGAHERSIAFADNDRPGVMLAGAARTYVNRYGVSPGRRAVVLTTNDSAYAAALDLHAAGVEIAAIADLRGGTGSEWARRCAERGIEVLAGWAVAGVTGADRVSAVTLRALDGDQPAREEDADLLLVSGGWNPVGALFSQAGGRLAYDATLAAFRPDGGCRQAVDLAGAIVGTYTISGCLLEGAQAGGGAGLIPLPVVEEPEAAPPVAVWTLPGDAAVSFVDLQRDVTVADIARATGTGMRSAEHVKRYTTAGTAHDQGKTSGTLTSGVVAGLLGVEVGALGTTTFRPPYAPVSFAALAGRDRGMRFDPVRVTALHGWHESNGALFENVGQWKRPWYYPLGGEDMGTAVLRECRAAREGVAMMDASTLGKIDVRGPDAGVFLDRLYTNMISTLKPGAIRYGVMCRPDGMVLDDGTVIRLTDERFLVTTTTGNAALILDWMEEWLQTEWPSLRVRCTSVTEQWATVALVGPRSREILAGLAPELDVTRDGFPFMTWRDTTVAGIEARVCRISFSGELAYEINVSWWDALALWTRLAGLGVTPYGTETMHVLRAEKGYPIIGQDTDGTVTPHDLGLGWAVSKKKADFIGRRSFARTDNNRPDRKQLVGLLPDDGVLLPEGSHLLPDPELPEPPVTALGHVTSSYHSAALGRTFALALISNGRELHGQTLWATLDDRLVPVTVTGSVLYDPEGARRDG
- a CDS encoding sarcosine oxidase subunit gamma — protein: MADQTPRSSPLAGFALPSADAGVTLAEVPFLTQLSLRADQAGGLPLPTAAGTSTVDGEATFVWLGPDEWLVIGPPGAQRRLTERLETVSGCSVVDVSAQRTTLELSGPGARELLALGCSLDLHPRVFEVGRCAQTTLAHAPVILLRREPSVIDTDPVFWVLVRASFAAHLASWVLDARGDLTGGY
- a CDS encoding sensor histidine kinase — translated: MSVQVQGAEHSEQSTPVGGALPVPGAPGGGMSARTRRSSGGTIRRRVVRTLALPVATTLVLLAIVAVGEVDNYRTASATARAVTIDLAVAELVQDLQTERGLTAGLLGGNEAYRTEVLPARDAVDLRRDQLENLITDGEEVDDRVSAAVQQLDGLAGVRAGTDTGSGQRAATFAFYSARIADLGNLDFELDSNGDEELRRGAATLEALGDMKEAASQERAFLNGVFSAGGFKQGEFLQFVTMRSTKDAALTAYYRYANDLERGSMQYLLDTGAAREAAFFENVALQSGDGRSLQVNPQSWWSALTTVLDDTLQLEHHVGSVISARATYLEDEASVRMTVLLGAVLICLVGSIYLATVASQSVARPLTVLANEANRLASTQLPDAVQKASTGDGTTPPPPVLVPRGASVEVRLVADAFDRVQATAYALATEQATLRRTTAESMANLGRRNQNLLRRQLGFITKLEREESNPTGLANLFELDHLATRMRRNAESLLVLVGAASPRQLSEPLMVSDVIRAAVSEVEEYRRVTLRRVDEALVNGSTVSGIAHMLAELIENGLSFSPPDQDVEIHGRRIGGTYLIAITDQGVGMTAADMQRANERLRGEGDFITAPARFLGHYVVGRLAQQMGIEVQLTPSPVTGVTARITLPAEILTDQQSVGSRPQPPAARPAARAVEPAAQAAPAAPAAPLRIPPAEVGQAQPVTAGVVTADRPLHSTAIEYVVVKDDNAAAMTAVLDFGPPGDDAPRTANGLKKRTPRAQRATTRPPTVSNNAPAERPAPVSGSAESVRDRLNALRGGIQRGSSETAGSQ
- a CDS encoding roadblock/LC7 domain-containing protein, with translation MSVDTSSDRHQFNWLLGNFVHQTDGVRDAVAVSSDGLLIASSDGLNRAEADQLAAIVSSLASLARSASRRYDFDGLKLIMIEMHRGFLLVSVIAGGSCLGVVAGSDCDLGLVGYEISLLTERFGDLLTPALIAESRQHLPR
- a CDS encoding DUF742 domain-containing protein, producing MDEDPVIRPFMLTNGRTQPLHDNLRIETLLHAAPAALSAPLRFESRRIVELAQSPMSVADLSVALRAPLGVVRVIVADLITQGYLSVQDQPEELSTSLIERIRDRVRAL
- a CDS encoding GTP-binding protein; translated protein: MSGRSREPSAAHPIAVKIVISGGFGVGKTTFVGAISEIEPLVTEAEMTERSIGIDDTSAVSGKTTTTVALDFGRITLDESLLLYLFGTPGQDRFAFLWDDLVTGALGAIVLVDTRRIEDSFPAIDYFEEHEIPFIIGVNRFNGAQRFILEEVRDALGVSPAVPLMECDARDRESVKSVLVALTEEVLAKRANRERAAAW
- a CDS encoding glycine betaine ABC transporter substrate-binding protein, with product MVIRRFAQALTAFGLAVVAGCATTQAAVTPPPGVPSPPSCGTVNLAVNPWSGSAANAAVVSYLLKEELRCKVNSYELSETASWAGFVDGSIDVILENWGHDDLKKKYIDGQKVAVELGLTGNKGVIGWYVPQWMADENPDILDWRNLNEYADTFKTTATGGKGQFLAADPSFVTKDAQLIENLKLDYTLVYAGSEDKLIAAFRRAQRQKTPLLGYFYEPQWLLSDIKLAHIPLPRYKPGCDADADAVTCDYQPYDLDKIARKAFVDSGSPGAVFLKNWTWTNNDQNQVARDMTQGKMTADEAAKKWADANRDVWEKWLP
- a CDS encoding glycosyltransferase family 2 protein — protein: MTAAPALRPLAAVAPTAPARTAPAATPNLWAPATPSIELTVVIPFYNCGPVIARTIREVSGVLTAAGIGHEIIAVNDGSTDESAAFVAELPGVRLIDNRTNSGKGNALHQGFAAAQGAWVGFIDSDGDIAAHHLITYLELARTGDHSAVYADKRHARSSSTASKSRKFISITYSSLVTGMFLLPVKDTQTGCKIFRRDVIAQLLPHLREQRFAFDLEFFVAAKAAGYRDMRSAPVDVDTAANGSTVTTNSIVRTLRDTFGILRRHRSGHYRQAAA